DNA from candidate division WOR-3 bacterium:
ATTCAAAGAAATATGCCAATTTTCCCGCCACCCAATCTGTATACTTATAAGTATACTTAACCAAACGGCAAAAACCCAGTCCTATCTTTTAATTTCCCTTATGGAAACCAGGCGACCTAACGGCCAAATTTTAATTTCAGGAGCGGCTTTGTTTGTTACCTACCCCTTTTGGCAGGGTTGCATAAAACCTTTGGGCAGGCAAAAGGGAAATGGTGGTATAGATGTAACCGGCGTTGTCCTCAAAATTAAGTTCAACAAAACCCCTGTCCGGGTTGACAACAACAGAAAAAAGGTTTTGACCGCGCCAGGTGTCAGGCACCGCCTCAATATGAAAGACAAAAGCCCGCTCACAGTTCTGGTCAATAGCGGTATCATTGGGAAAGGGCACAGGCGGGCTAACCCTCGTGCCGTTGCGGTAGACAGCGATGCCCCCAGGCGCACCCGCAGGCAATGACCTGTTGCCGTAATTCTTCACCCAGAAATAGATGTTAAGCGGCATCCCCACCTGCGGCTGGGAGGGCACGAGCCTGATACTGTCAACCCGCAAATCCGGACGCAGAACTTCGCTCTTTTCGGTCAGAAAAACCGGACGGGTTGAAAGGTCAATCTCAAGCCAGCCATCGGTTTCAGTAACCCTGGTATCGGTTGGCTGGGTCCCGTCATAATCCAGAGGCAGATAAAAAACCGTATCACTCCTCACTGGCATCCTCACCGCCACCTTGGGCACATCACTATCAGGCGTAATCAGATTCTTCCATCCCACCCAGGTCCTCTTCTGGCTGACTGGGTCTTCAAACTCATAGACCCGCACCGAATCATCACGCCCATCACCAAAAATAACCCGCTGATTGAAACTCTTACCCATTAACAGGGATGATGTCTGGCAACTTGCATAAAAGGCGGGTTTGGGCTGGAAAAGGGTATCGAGCATTCCATAATTGTATTCGCCAGCATCCCGGTCAATGAAACTGTAATAGCAAACCCTGTCATAGCCACCTGTGGGCAAAGCCGCGCTCCCTTCTGCCGCCACAAAAATCTTCCCCAGGCAGTTTGCCTGCGCCTCCTTGCCAATCAATGTGTCGGGCACATCATGAGGTGTGCCAATCTCTGTTATCCAGAGTTCGCCATAATCCCCATTTTCCCGCATCACCTGCCTCAGGCTCTCAGCCTGCCTTTCAAAAAGGTTGATATCATTGAAACCGCTGTCCTGATAAGGATGAAAAGACACCCCATCCCAGAACCGCTTATCTGCCAACCGGTAGCAATACTCAAGCATCTTTAGAGGAGGGATTCGGGAGGAATGCAAAGGTTGGGATGCCACCAGTGAGCCAATCAGCACCGTTGCCTCCCCTTGGGTTATTGAGTCTATCACCGAATCGGCAACTGCGCACAACCGGGCATAAAGGGAACACAGGGCATTGATGGTATCTTCTTGATTGGGACCAATCTCGTAGTGATACTCAGGTCCCCTCCAGAATCTCGTCCAGTTGTTCGGCTCATTCCAGATTTCATAGATATTAATATATCCCAAGTCTGAATAGTAATGCCTGACCACACCTTCAACATACCGCGCCCAGTAATTGCGAGAATCCCAGACACCCAAATACAGGTTTCGTGGCGGACACCCTGAGGAATCATAACGCGAAGATGCCCAATACGGGCAAGAGCCGAGGATGCCAATTATCTTGCAACCCATTGTGTTGTGCGAATAAAACACCGATGGGTCTGTCATTGTAAAATCAAAATCATTAAGGGAGTCTGTCCAAACCCAATCCCAGGGGATTCCAATCCTGTCCATATGCACACCCGCAGCCTTGACTTTGCCGTGAACATTATTGTTCCGTGCGGCAACAGTGTCACGCACCCAAACCAGCGCCCCCCAGTAACTGCTATCCACCCTGTCCATCTTCCCGTATATCCGCATACACAAATCCCAGCCCAGCGGCACCGGGTCTGGCAAATTCGGGTCAATCAGTATTCCATACCCATACGGGTTATTCGGGTTGTAGTAATACTGAATTGAATCCTGCCCCACTCTTGTGAACTTGAATTCATACCGCTTCCCTTTAGTGAAGGTCACCTGTGTACTCCAGTTTTCAAACCTGATCCAACTATGGTCCTGCTTTTGGTTGCCCGTGCTCCACATTATTTCGCTACCATTTTCCAAGACGCCAACGCGATACTGTCCACCAGATCCAATGTTGCCCGCAAACAACTCCACCCGCACCAGACTGTCAAAGTTGCAGGTGATGGTCTGGGAGATTTGGTTATGCTGGAATGTCGTCCAGCCACTCCACGCGGCTTTGACCGGTTCAACAGAATACGCCTTCAGAAGGCACCAACCGGTTGCCACCGCTACTGTCAATATAGCAACAACGACCCTTCTCATATTAGCCTCCTTTTACTGTTTCACAAACTTTACATTGTTTAGTTTTTTAGCTGCCTTGACCTCCAAGAAATAAACACCTGCTGTAAGGTTGGACAGGTCAAGTGTCAAGACATTACCTGACTCGGTCTTAATCGCCATCGGTGACACGCTTCGCCCCGTAACATCGCGTAAGTTTATATTCTGGGCAGGGACGGAGATAAATGAAACTTTAAGGTGGTTTCTCGCTGGATTGGGAGATACCGTCAACTGCGTTGGTCGAACTTCGGCGGTCCGTAGTTCTGACAGACCGACCGATTCCACGCTGTAGACCCCCACACCTGCGTCCCACATAGCGGTGTAGAAGTATGGCGCCGAATAGACAACACGGCGAGGACCGTATGGTGTTCTGATAGCTCCGCACCACTGCGGTTGCGATGGGTTATCCAGACTGACGAGTTCAAGCCCGTCGAACGTAGCCACAGCAGCCACCGACTCGGCAAGAGCAACATCCCACAGGTGCGTGTGGAGCGGAGTGAAACCCAGGAGCCGCGGAGCCTGTGGGTTTGCGGCACTGTACACTCGGAGTGTATCGTAGCCATAAGGCAAATAGATGAAAGTGTCGCGCATCGCAATGCCGTACGCGAAGGCGTTGATGGTGCTGACAACAAACGGACTGTCGGGTCGGGCAATGTTTGTAATGCGGACTGCTCCTGCAGCCGTATATGCAAACGAATCCTGCACTACAATTGCCACCCCATCACCATCGCAGCTCCCCACCAGTCTGGGCTGGCGGGGACGGGCGATGTTGACAACCTGAAAGCGGTTTGCTTCTGCCAGATACAAAAAGGAATCCCGTAGCACAATGTCCATCGGCGGGTTGAAGCATGATTCCTCCGCAGCAAATATCGGCTGGAGCGGGTCGGTTACATCCAATACCCGGAGGAATCTGCGACGGTTACCCCAGTAGGTGATAAACGCGAAGGAGTCCCGGGCTGTCGCAGAGCGGACATCAAGGACACCGATAGTATCATATTCTCCAAGGTCTTGCGGATTCGATGGGTCGGTTACATCCAGGATGCGCAAACCGGCACACTGCTCAGCAACATAGCAGCGCGAGTTGTCCAAGTGAACATCCATAGCTTGATGAGCTTTGTAGCCTGACCATACTTCCGTGGGGGAGTTGACATTGTGCAGGTCAATAACCACCAATCCGCCGTAGTCCGCCGCTAAGTAGCCATAGGAAAGGGGCTGCGGAACATAGAAGTCCCATTCATTGTCACCCTCCGGATTGATACTTCCACGCAGTTGTGGGCGAGTGGAGTCTGTGATATCTATGATGTATAGACCTTGATGTTCATAGGTACAACTCAGATAAGCAAAATAGTCATCAACATAAAGTGCCCAGCCACCATAACCATTGATACGACCGATTTCTGTTATGGACCCGGGATTGCTGATATCAAGCACCGAGAAGTAGTCGGGTTGCACACCCGAGCAAAACAATAGGTTTTCCCTCGGGAATAAAGTTAGGTAATGTCCACCTCGGGAATTAATCCAATTTGGTAAGACGGGGTTACGGACATCATAGACATTCATCGAAGTTACATTACCGGCGACGAATGCATAGCCGTTTGCAACTATCAGAACATTGCCGCTATCACAGACTGCACCAACCTCCACCGGGTGAGCAGGGTCAGCTACATTGTAGATGCGCAGACT
Protein-coding regions in this window:
- a CDS encoding T9SS type A sorting domain-containing protein; the protein is MNFSGVFVVVGLLILSVVAAEARTGFPDFALKESLARVHPRMRAPWLRERGIDDPHYSFKKLASTGLRCIGRWPWGPSWELCGRDSLLFLGSGSGVRILSISDSIRPQMLGHINARGLISQLAVKDTLLYVACGNFGAQIYNISNPANPRELGSMDAVIYDLAVVDTLCYTVGSKYPPNDSLRIYNVADPAHPVEVGAVCDSGNVLIVANGYAFVAGNVTSMNVYDVRNPVLPNWINSRGGHYLTLFPRENLLFCSGVQPDYFSVLDISNPGSITEIGRINGYGGWALYVDDYFAYLSCTYEHQGLYIIDITDSTRPQLRGSINPEGDNEWDFYVPQPLSYGYLAADYGGLVVIDLHNVNSPTEVWSGYKAHQAMDVHLDNSRCYVAEQCAGLRILDVTDPSNPQDLGEYDTIGVLDVRSATARDSFAFITYWGNRRRFLRVLDVTDPLQPIFAAEESCFNPPMDIVLRDSFLYLAEANRFQVVNIARPRQPRLVGSCDGDGVAIVVQDSFAYTAAGAVRITNIARPDSPFVVSTINAFAYGIAMRDTFIYLPYGYDTLRVYSAANPQAPRLLGFTPLHTHLWDVALAESVAAVATFDGLELVSLDNPSQPQWCGAIRTPYGPRRVVYSAPYFYTAMWDAGVGVYSVESVGLSELRTAEVRPTQLTVSPNPARNHLKVSFISVPAQNINLRDVTGRSVSPMAIKTESGNVLTLDLSNLTAGVYFLEVKAAKKLNNVKFVKQ